Proteins encoded together in one Nitrospirota bacterium window:
- the speE gene encoding polyamine aminopropyltransferase, whose translation MHGIRTMLFSAKTKYQEVEIMDTGSYGRCLVLDGKMQSSEADEFIYHEALVHPALLTHPEPKRVFIVGGGEGATLREILRHRSVERVLMVDIDQEVVERCKQFLPEWHQGSFDDPRVELKFLDARKYLEETSDTYDAIIIDISEPVEEGPAYLLYTKEFYQIVKRRLTPQGTITLQAGSTAVNSMFCFAAVCQTLKTAFPIVAPYQTSIPSFGLPWGFAVASKSLDPRSVSPNEIDERITKRINGELRYYHGEIHQGQFLLPKHLVKRLAADDRIIEDNQPLFTYH comes from the coding sequence ATGCATGGCATCCGGACCATGCTCTTCTCCGCCAAAACCAAGTATCAGGAGGTGGAGATCATGGACACCGGGAGCTACGGCCGTTGTCTCGTGCTGGACGGCAAGATGCAGTCCTCCGAAGCCGATGAATTCATCTACCACGAGGCGCTGGTCCATCCCGCGCTCCTGACCCACCCCGAACCCAAACGGGTGTTCATTGTCGGCGGCGGCGAGGGCGCCACGCTCCGCGAGATTCTCCGTCACCGCTCGGTCGAGCGCGTGTTGATGGTCGACATCGACCAGGAAGTGGTGGAGCGGTGCAAACAATTTCTCCCCGAGTGGCATCAAGGCTCGTTTGACGACCCCCGGGTGGAGCTCAAGTTCCTCGACGCCCGCAAGTACCTCGAGGAAACGAGCGATACCTACGACGCGATCATCATCGATATTTCGGAGCCGGTCGAAGAAGGCCCCGCGTACCTGCTCTACACCAAAGAGTTTTACCAAATCGTGAAGCGGCGTCTGACCCCGCAGGGCACGATCACGTTGCAAGCCGGTTCGACCGCGGTGAACAGCATGTTCTGTTTCGCCGCCGTCTGCCAGACCCTGAAGACCGCGTTTCCGATCGTGGCGCCCTATCAGACATCGATTCCGTCGTTCGGGCTTCCGTGGGGCTTCGCGGTGGCGTCAAAGAGTCTCGATCCCCGCTCGGTGTCGCCGAACGAAATCGACGAGCGGATCACCAAGCGAATCAACGGTGAACTACGCTACTACCACGGAGAGATCCACCAGGGTCAGTTCCTCCTTCCCAAGCACCTGGTAAAGCGTCTGGCCGCCGACGACCGGATCATCGAAGACAATCAGCCGTTGTTTACGTACCACTGA